The following are encoded together in the Triticum dicoccoides isolate Atlit2015 ecotype Zavitan chromosome 6B, WEW_v2.0, whole genome shotgun sequence genome:
- the LOC119323762 gene encoding uncharacterized protein LOC119323762 translates to MSLQPSPARPIIRETDCGVTRHQRANQTTNLTAPLSINKKKRKNKSSCSRPGRPSFPIPSPPAPPRRCLQHYAMLRLHKHILAHLLSSPATSLRRLISAAAPAISSSTGFAVEEYLVSTCGLTRPQALKACPKLSHLKSPANPDAVLALLAGLGLSTTDIAPLVARDPLLLCAQVEKTLVPNVAGLTGLGLSPSEVARLVSLSRKSFRYRSIVSKLHYYLPLFGSSEYLLRALKRNFYLLSADLDDVVKPNVAYLRECGLGACDIAKLCSRQPSLLTANLERVQAMVECAENIGVPRASRMFRHAMHAVAFLSEDKIAARVNYLKNTFRWTDAEVGMAVSKAPLVLARSKESLQRRSEFLLSEVGLEPVYIAQRSEIIGHSLEGRLRPRYYAVKFLKENGLLKRDPNYSTVCKMSEKAFRKKFIFPHKEAAPHLTEDYDAACKGDVPTNFRFT, encoded by the coding sequence ATGTCACTCCAGCCCAGCCCGGCCCGGCCCATTATCAGAGAAACTGACTGTGGGGTCACTCGTCATCAGAGGGCGAACCAGACCACAAATCTGACGGCACCTCTCTCAatcaacaaaaagaaaagaaaaaacaaatccTCTTGCTCTCGCCCCGGCCGGCCGTCGTTCCCCATTCCCTCGCCGCCGGCGCCACCGCGCCGCTGCCTACAGCACTACGCCATGCTCCGCCTGCACAAGCATATCCTCGCCCATCTCCTCTCTTCTCCAGCCACCTCTCTCCGCCGCCTcatctccgccgccgcgcccgccatcTCCTCAAGCACCGGCTTCGCCGTGGAGGAGTACCTCGTCTCCACCTGCGGTCTCACCCGACCCCAGGCCCTCAAGGCCTGCCCCAAGCTCTCCCACCTCAAGTCCCCCGCCAATCCCGACGCCGTGCTcgccctcctcgccggcctcggcctCTCCACCACCGACATCGCCCCTCTCGTCGCCAGGGACCCGCTGCTCCTCTGCGCCCAAGTGGAGAAAACCCTGGTCCCCAACGTGGCGGGGCTCACCGGCCTCGGTCTCTCGCCTTCGGAGGTCGCACGCCTCGTCTCGCTCTCCCGTAAAAGCTTCCGCTATAGATCCATCGTCTCCAAGCTGCACTACTACTTGCCTCTCTTTGGGTCCTCTGAGTACCTCCTCCGGGCCCTCAAGAGGAACTTCTACCTTCTCTCCGCTGACCTCGACGATGTGGTTAAGCCCAATGTCGCTTATCTGCGGGAGTGCGGGCTAGGTGCTTGTGATATTGCCAAGCTATGCAGCCGTCAACCATCGCTTCTCACCGCCAACCTGGAGCGTGTCCAGGCGATGGTGGAATGCGCTGAAAACATAGGTGTGCCCCGTGCCTCTCGGATGTTCAGGCATGCGATGCACGCTGTTGCATTTCTCAGTGAGGACAAGATCGCAGCTAGGGTGAACTACTTGAAGAACACCTTCAGGTGGACGGATGCTGAGGTAGGCATGGCTGTTTCTAAGGCTCCATTGGTGCTGGCGAGGTCCAAGGAGTCGCTGCAGCGCAGGTCTGAGTTCCTCCTCTCCGAGGTGGGCTTGGAACCGGTGTACATTGCTCAACGGTCGGAAATAATCGGTCACAGCCTGGAGGGCCGGCTCAGGCCCCGGTACTATGCTGTGAAGTTTCTCAAGGAGAATGGATTGCTCAAGCGTGACCCAAACTACAGTACCGTTTGCAAGATGAGTGAGAAGGCATTCAGGAAGAAGTTCATATTCCCTCACAAGGAGGCTGCACCGCACCTCACAGAAGACTACGATGCCGCTTGCAAGGGGGACGTGCCGACTAATTTCAGATTCACATAA